TGGTAGCTACAGAAAGTGGACTGAAATTACGATGAACTTACCTTTTCAGTGGGGCGACAGGCATGGTAGATTCCCTTACTTCCATGGTGTTGCAGGAGAAGACCGGATTATTATAGAATCCTACCCAACTATGGACAGATTAGATATAAACAAAGTCTGTCTATATTCTTATGATTGGAAAAAGAAGACGTCAACAAAAAAGGCCAAAGATGGTGTGGTTTCGGAGTTAAGTTCGGTTTCCTTATATTCGGGATTAGCTTTTGTTTCCTTATTTAGATCTTTTGCAGAAAGCCTCTGGCCTGTTCGAGACCACCAATTCAGACACCGCCAAAAAGTGAGTAATTTTCTTATCATGTATCTTTTTGTTCTTCTCTAGACATTCATTAATATTAATTCCCTAAATGTGCGTGATATCTGGTGAATGTTTGCATGGTGCAAATATATAAACTGCCTCAAGTTTGTACAGATCACTGCTAAGTTCGTTGTAGTATGTAGCGGTGACTTTTTAAGAGGTAAAGGAGTTCTAGAAGTGTGAATAAACTGAAGCGATGAAGAACCAGTTGTCCTTTTCCGCAGGCAGTAATGGGACCATGTATGTGGTCCTTAATTACTAATAACATGTTTGGTCGATGACGTTTTGTTCAATGAATCTAGTTACAGTGAATATTAATAACAATGTTGCAATTCCCTTTCTTAATATTCCCCGATAATGACCTACTGTAATCAAAACGAATTTCTAGCTAGGGAAAATTCTGCAATATAGTTCACTTATGTGATTTCTAATCTATTTTACTAGAAATTGATATGCTATATTCTTCTACAGACTGAAAAGGCTCGTTTGCGGCTAAATGTTAATGTTACTGCTGCACTGGATTCTGCTCCTGCACCTGCTCCAATTGAATCTTTTACGAATATGGTAACATTGTTTTCTTTTCAAGAAACTACGAACGAATCTATAACCAGGATTCACGTTGCTATAACTATGTGTAATTTGTTTTCAGTGTCTGCATGAAAGTATCATGAAAGATATATCGTTCCACAAGTACTCTACACCGACATCTATCCAGGCCCAAGCTATGCCAGTTGCTCTTAATGGAAGGGATCTTTTGTGTTGTGCAGAGACTGGGAGTGGTAAAACTGCTGCTTTCGCTATTCCAATGATTCAGGTTTTCATTTTTAGCTTCCCACCTTAGATTGAACTTTTGTCATTTTTGGcattattatattgtttattataTTGGCATTATTTACACATATATTGTTTTCACTCTGCAGCATTCTGTTCGGCGAGGTGATGGTCCTCTTGCGTTAGTGTTGGCACCTACGAGAGAACATGCCCAACAGATAGAGAAAGAGGTGAGGTTACTGATTATCTACCACAAGATTAGAAATGCTTTCCCAACTGGTCCTTTTGTCTTCTGTGTATTACACAATCAGATTATTTGTATATCGTATGCAGTGTTGCTAAAGTCTGTGAATTGTCTTTTACTCTTCGAATTGTGACCTCTGCTTGATATTGTTACTATTTTAATTTTTCAACCTATAATAACCAAATTAAGGACATTATTCTTGGGCCGGAACACAACTTCTCTGAAATTTCACTTTTGCACTTTGAAAAAAGCCTTACAGTTCTGTTTTTATGTTTATGGCACTAAAAAGCCATTATTTTTGTGTATGGCACTTTCTTGTCTCACTAGGTAAACGGTAATTTCTTGTCCACCAAATTTTGTTCAATTTAACTATTTTGAGGTCATCTTACCTTCTTTAGTTACTTGTCTGATTCGTTCTTGCTCTATGGTTGTTCAATATTTTCTCAGGTTAAGGCCTTCAGTAGATCTCTGGAGTCCTTCAGAACTGCTACTGTTGTGGGTGGAACAAATATGGCAGAGCAGGTAATTTTTTGTAGTTTAGGAGTTCGTGTTACATGATTGTCATcattttgaattttttgatttaACTGAAGTATAAGGAAATCTCAAACTTAATGTAGCCGTAGCATATCAGTGCTACTTATATTTTCTCCATTTTCCTTAATGGTGCATACCATGACAGAAGTCTGAGTTGCGAGCGGGAGTAAATATTGTGGTTGCCACACCTGAAAGACTTATTGACCATTTGCAACAAGGGAACACCTGCCTCTCTAGGATCTCATTTGTTGTTATGGATGAGGCTGACATACTGTTGGACATGGGGTTTGAGCCGCAGATAAGAGAGGTGCTTCATGCTCGAAATCccttcttttattgttgctgggtTTCTGGTTGTCACATGTCTAGCAATTTCAGTGTTGAAACGTGCATGTGCGTGTGTGTAAGCGGACATACTATTTATTGGTTATTTTATTGGCTTTCAGGTGATGCGGAATGTTCCCATAAAACGCCAAACGTTGCTGTTTAGTGCAACAATGCCAGTAGAAATTGAAGCCCTTGCGCAGGTAAAGTTTTGGATATTACCCTTGTGATCATATCACCATGTATACAATGATTTTCTTCAGAAGTCAATCGTTTGTGCTAATGAGCTTATGCGTTACAGAAGTACCTTAGTGACCCAGTGCAAGTGAAGGTTGGAAAGGTTCAGGAGAGTGAGAAGGTTGGCAACGTTGCTCATACTCACGCTCTGTTGTtagtgcaatttttttttaatatatatttttagtgcaTGGTGGTTTTTATAGGTTTAAGCTGTTCTGTATTTGATTAAATTAGTCTTTTGATTCTACAGGTTAATATGGAGGACTTGCATTAAATTATGATTCAGATTATACCATGGGAAAACATGAGAAGGAGACAAAATGGATGCCTGGGTTGCCAAAACAGCCAAATGGATGAATGATAATTAGGTCGATGTAATAGTGAGTTATTCAGACGATGAACATATTTATTTGTTGTGGATGATATTTTGTGTTCTCTTAATTGTATTCTTCCGGCTTTATTTTGCTAAAAAACAAATT
This portion of the Papaver somniferum cultivar HN1 chromosome 11, ASM357369v1, whole genome shotgun sequence genome encodes:
- the LOC113321207 gene encoding ATP-dependent RNA helicase DBP2-like, which codes for MNLPFQWGDRHGRFPYFHGVAGEDRIIIESYPTMDRLDINKVCLYSYDWKKKTSTKKAKDGVVSELSSVSLYSGLAFVSLFRSFAESLWPVRDHQFRHRQKTEKARLRLNVNVTAALDSAPAPAPIESFTNMCLHESIMKDISFHKYSTPTSIQAQAMPVALNGRDLLCCAETGSGKTAAFAIPMIQHSVRRGDGPLALVLAPTREHAQQIEKEVKAFSRSLESFRTATVVGGTNMAEQKSELRAGVNIVVATPERLIDHLQQGNTCLSRISFVVMDEADILLDMGFEPQIREVMRNVPIKRQTLLFSATMPVEIEALAQKYLSDPVQVKVGKVQESEKVNMEDLH